The following are encoded together in the Raineyella sp. LH-20 genome:
- a CDS encoding prepilin peptidase, whose translation MITPLLAIALLAIPPIVVPVIGALAIGGLVALLTGPVLRRLPEPAAAADPTPVGHPTPPGATVLAGGGVPTSGPVPRTEITEITEITEITEITEITEITDDAPPHYPDLATPGFALTCGGLTAAASLTALTLAPAGWLPLWLVWSSLFALLVAVDARTTWLPLRLTRVVWILTAVAIAVSALTDPGGPTEAVRSAETARVLLGALASALFYLVLWRLGHGLGFGDVRISPLIGALGASVSWTGWWVALLAGSLLGALWGIARSLTGRRSPFPYGPWMWLGPVASVLLDATGPLG comes from the coding sequence ATGATCACGCCCCTGCTCGCGATCGCCCTGCTCGCGATCCCGCCGATCGTCGTCCCGGTCATCGGAGCGCTGGCGATCGGTGGCCTGGTCGCGCTGCTGACCGGCCCGGTGCTGCGCCGGCTGCCGGAGCCCGCTGCCGCAGCCGATCCGACTCCTGTGGGTCATCCCACCCCGCCGGGTGCCACCGTCCTCGCTGGTGGCGGTGTCCCCACGAGCGGACCCGTTCCCCGCACCGAGATCACCGAGATCACCGAGATCACCGAGATCACCGAGATCACCGAGATCACCGAGATCACCGACGATGCTCCCCCGCACTACCCCGATCTCGCCACCCCCGGTTTCGCCCTGACCTGTGGCGGCCTCACCGCCGCGGCGTCGCTCACAGCACTCACCCTGGCGCCCGCCGGGTGGTTGCCGCTGTGGTTGGTGTGGTCGTCCTTGTTCGCCCTGCTGGTCGCCGTCGACGCGCGGACCACCTGGCTGCCGCTCCGCCTGACCCGCGTCGTCTGGATCCTGACCGCCGTAGCCATCGCCGTCTCGGCCCTGACCGACCCCGGAGGGCCCACCGAGGCCGTCCGGTCCGCCGAGACCGCACGGGTGCTCCTCGGAGCCCTGGCGTCCGCCCTGTTCTATCTGGTGCTGTGGCGCCTCGGCCACGGCCTCGGCTTCGGTGACGTACGGATCAGCCCCTTGATCGGCGCCCTCGGCGCGTCGGTGTCGTGGACCGGCTGGTGGGTGGCACTACTCGCCGGCAGCCTCCTCGGGGCGCTGTGGGGCATCGCCCGCTCACTGACCGGTCGCCGCAGCCCCTTCCCGTACGGTCCCTGGATGTGGCTCGGCCCCGTCGCGTCCGTACTGCTCGACGCGACGGGACCGCTCGGCTGA
- a CDS encoding peptidylprolyl isomerase, with the protein MGNSTAILHTNHGDISITLFDDMAPKTVANFVGLADGTKEYVDAKTGERVTGRFYDGLGFHRIIPGFMIQGGCPLGTGTGDPGYKFADEFHPELAFNKPYLLAMANAGPNTNGSQFFITVDQTPWLNRKHTIFGEVADEASRKVVDAIAAVRTGRGDRPVEPVVMESVEIVAG; encoded by the coding sequence GTGGGCAACTCCACTGCAATCCTGCACACCAACCATGGGGACATCTCCATCACCCTGTTCGACGACATGGCGCCGAAGACCGTGGCCAACTTCGTGGGTCTGGCCGACGGGACCAAGGAGTACGTCGACGCGAAGACCGGTGAGCGGGTGACCGGGCGGTTCTACGACGGGCTCGGCTTCCACCGCATCATCCCGGGCTTCATGATCCAGGGTGGCTGCCCACTCGGCACCGGGACCGGCGATCCCGGCTACAAGTTCGCCGACGAGTTCCACCCCGAGCTGGCCTTCAACAAGCCCTACCTCCTGGCGATGGCCAACGCCGGCCCCAACACCAACGGCTCGCAGTTCTTCATCACTGTGGACCAGACCCCGTGGTTGAACCGCAAGCACACCATCTTCGGGGAGGTCGCCGACGAGGCGTCCCGCAAGGTCGTCGATGCCATCGCGGCGGTGCGGACCGGCCGCGGTGACCGTCCGGTCGAGCCGGTGGTGATGGAGTCCGTCGAGATCGTCGCGGGCTGA
- a CDS encoding Lrp/AsnC ligand binding domain-containing protein — translation MVTAIVFVNAETDRIPEVAQEIADLDGVTEVYSVTGTIDLVAMVRVRELDDLSAVVSDRLNKVGGIISTETHIAFRAFSKHDLEAAFSLGN, via the coding sequence ATGGTCACCGCAATCGTGTTCGTCAACGCCGAGACCGACCGCATCCCCGAGGTCGCCCAGGAGATCGCCGATCTCGATGGTGTGACCGAGGTCTACTCCGTCACCGGCACGATCGATCTGGTGGCGATGGTCCGGGTCCGCGAGCTGGACGATCTGTCGGCGGTGGTCTCCGACCGGCTGAACAAGGTCGGCGGCATCATCTCGACCGAGACGCACATCGCTTTCCGTGCCTTCTCCAAGCACGACCTCGAAGCGGCCTTCAGCCTCGGTAACTGA
- a CDS encoding rhomboid family intramembrane serine protease yields MGSPGLDGPGFRPCYRHPDRMTGITCQRCGRPICGECMIPASVGFQCPECVARARSRERATRTTARRTHPAGQGTFATLASQSGTMLLLGLIVVIQALDSILLGRVSRLLAYFGQAVLAGEVWRLVTHVLVSGGILALVINGFVLWMFGRTMEMMWGRWRFLATYFLAGLGAAALMLIAGPTGAVLGGASTSIIGLLAANAGAKFHDREDAKADLILLAILIAFSVFSAPVMVIADVGAILAGGACGWLWSTAPGPGSGRRRGSLTRSDHLHLTGALVILGVCLVLAGVAFFVR; encoded by the coding sequence ATGGGGAGCCCGGGCCTCGACGGCCCGGGCTTCCGCCCCTGTTACCGGCATCCCGACCGGATGACCGGCATCACCTGTCAGCGGTGCGGACGGCCGATCTGCGGTGAGTGCATGATCCCGGCCTCGGTCGGGTTCCAGTGCCCGGAGTGCGTCGCTCGCGCCCGGTCCCGGGAGCGGGCGACCCGTACGACGGCGCGGCGGACCCATCCCGCCGGGCAGGGCACGTTCGCCACGCTGGCCTCGCAGAGCGGCACCATGCTGCTGCTCGGCCTGATCGTCGTCATCCAGGCGCTGGACAGCATCCTGTTGGGTCGGGTCTCGCGTCTGCTCGCCTACTTCGGCCAGGCCGTGCTGGCCGGCGAGGTGTGGCGCCTGGTGACCCATGTGCTCGTCTCCGGCGGGATCCTGGCCCTGGTGATCAACGGCTTCGTGCTGTGGATGTTCGGCCGGACGATGGAGATGATGTGGGGTCGGTGGCGCTTCCTGGCGACCTACTTCCTGGCTGGTCTGGGCGCTGCGGCGTTGATGCTGATCGCCGGGCCGACGGGCGCGGTCCTCGGTGGCGCGTCGACCTCGATCATCGGGCTGCTGGCCGCGAACGCAGGGGCCAAGTTCCATGACCGGGAGGATGCCAAGGCGGACCTCATCCTGCTCGCCATCCTGATCGCGTTCAGCGTCTTCAGTGCCCCGGTGATGGTGATCGCCGACGTGGGGGCGATCCTGGCCGGCGGCGCGTGCGGCTGGCTGTGGTCCACTGCTCCCGGTCCCGGCTCCGGGCGTCGACGTGGATCGCTGACCCGCTCCGACCACCTGCACCTGACGGGTGCGCTGGTGATCCTCGGGGTCTGCCTCGTGCTGGCGGGGGTGGCGTTCTTCGTCCGTTGA
- a CDS encoding DEDD exonuclease domain-containing protein: MITQLPLDGPPRITDDLQPSFGDLGEPLAAVDFCVVDLETTGTGRDAAITEIGASHVRAGEVVGEFQTLVDPECPVPAEISALTGITPRLLRGAPTLPMVLPAFLEFSRGCVMVAHNARFDMGFLRRGCDALGYPWQPRQVLDTLALARQIIPRTEVRNYALGTLAAHVRADTTPTHRALEDVRATVDLLHYLIARVGNRGVSTLEDLVAMMRPVSPARRQRAPWAKDLPHAPGVYWFYRGDRRTPRTTDPATDPAAPALVPATPPDRSLGPAACERPDDGPREILYVGTSVDIRRRVQGYFTASERRARMEDMIRQAEGVDCVECRTPLEARVREVRLITAHQPRYNRRSKRAAHPVWIVLTDEAYPRLSVVRDPGDKVRFGPFPGREAAQPVVEALQEAFPVRRCTTRLSVRRPTAACALAEMGRCPAPCDHRISREDYALVVGDVVTAMAGDVAAVVRAHADRIGPLSDQQRYEEADEVRARLQDYLDTSRRHHRIASLVDCPQLVAARRTTDTFAPAGAAGRPGWEIHVIRHGRLAGAARTRPGESAVRVAEEAVLLAESVPAARRGDATIPEETGLIASWLEEPGVRLIDIQGDWMWPLRATVTPDALPQVLAGLRGDTVPVPADPRDDGPPPIRTGVVGDALEDEGSTPVPAAAVGRALG; encoded by the coding sequence GTGATCACCCAGCTCCCCCTCGACGGTCCTCCCCGGATCACCGACGACCTGCAGCCGTCGTTCGGTGACCTGGGCGAGCCGTTGGCGGCGGTCGACTTCTGCGTGGTCGACCTGGAGACGACGGGCACCGGCCGCGACGCGGCGATCACCGAGATCGGCGCCTCCCACGTGCGGGCGGGCGAGGTCGTCGGGGAGTTCCAGACACTGGTCGACCCCGAGTGCCCGGTCCCGGCGGAGATCAGTGCGCTGACCGGCATCACGCCGCGGCTGCTGCGCGGCGCACCGACCCTGCCGATGGTGTTGCCGGCCTTCCTGGAGTTCAGCCGTGGCTGCGTGATGGTCGCGCACAACGCCCGCTTCGACATGGGCTTCCTGCGGCGCGGGTGCGACGCGCTGGGCTATCCCTGGCAGCCCCGCCAGGTGCTCGACACCCTGGCCCTGGCCCGCCAGATCATCCCCCGCACCGAGGTGCGCAACTACGCCTTGGGCACCCTGGCCGCCCATGTGCGGGCCGACACCACCCCGACCCACCGGGCCTTGGAGGACGTCCGGGCGACGGTCGACCTGCTGCACTACCTGATCGCCCGGGTCGGCAATCGCGGGGTCTCCACCCTGGAGGACCTGGTCGCCATGATGCGGCCGGTCTCCCCTGCCCGACGGCAACGCGCCCCGTGGGCCAAGGACCTGCCGCACGCGCCCGGCGTCTACTGGTTCTACCGCGGTGACCGGCGTACGCCCCGGACAACGGACCCGGCGACGGATCCGGCCGCGCCGGCGCTGGTGCCCGCCACCCCGCCGGACCGGTCCCTCGGGCCGGCCGCGTGTGAGCGGCCCGATGACGGACCGCGGGAGATCCTCTACGTGGGCACCAGCGTGGACATCCGCCGCCGGGTCCAGGGCTACTTCACCGCCTCGGAGCGGCGTGCCCGGATGGAGGACATGATCCGGCAGGCCGAGGGGGTCGACTGCGTCGAGTGTCGTACGCCGCTGGAGGCGAGGGTGCGCGAGGTGCGCCTGATCACCGCCCACCAACCGCGCTACAACCGCCGCTCCAAGCGAGCGGCCCATCCGGTCTGGATCGTGCTCACCGACGAGGCCTACCCGCGGCTCTCGGTCGTACGCGATCCCGGGGACAAGGTGCGGTTCGGCCCGTTCCCCGGCCGCGAGGCCGCCCAGCCGGTGGTCGAGGCGCTGCAGGAGGCGTTCCCGGTCCGCCGCTGCACCACCCGACTGAGCGTACGTCGCCCCACCGCCGCCTGTGCCCTCGCCGAGATGGGACGCTGCCCGGCCCCGTGCGACCACCGGATATCCCGGGAGGACTACGCGTTGGTGGTCGGGGACGTGGTCACCGCGATGGCCGGCGACGTGGCCGCCGTGGTGCGGGCCCACGCCGACCGGATCGGGCCGCTGAGCGACCAGCAACGCTACGAGGAGGCCGACGAGGTGCGCGCCCGTCTGCAGGACTACCTGGACACCAGCCGCCGACACCACCGGATCGCCTCGCTGGTCGACTGCCCACAGCTCGTCGCCGCCCGTCGGACCACCGACACCTTCGCGCCGGCAGGCGCGGCTGGACGCCCCGGATGGGAGATCCACGTGATCCGGCACGGGCGGCTGGCCGGCGCGGCTCGCACCCGCCCGGGCGAGTCCGCGGTCAGGGTGGCCGAAGAGGCCGTCCTGCTCGCCGAGTCCGTCCCGGCGGCCCGGCGCGGTGACGCGACGATCCCCGAGGAGACCGGGCTGATCGCGTCGTGGCTGGAGGAACCCGGCGTGCGCCTGATCGACATCCAGGGCGACTGGATGTGGCCGTTGCGGGCTACTGTCACCCCGGACGCCTTGCCGCAGGTGCTGGCCGGGCTGCGCGGAGACACGGTCCCGGTCCCGGCGGATCCCCGCGATGACGGACCGCCCCCCATACGCACCGGCGTCGTGGGCGACGCGCTGGAGGATGAGGGATCGACGCCCGTCCCCGCCGCGGCGGTCGGGCGCGCACTAGGATGA